Proteins from one Fragaria vesca subsp. vesca linkage group LG6, FraVesHawaii_1.0, whole genome shotgun sequence genomic window:
- the LOC101297281 gene encoding tricyclene synthase EBOS, chloroplastic-like, with translation MSTLSLASSGSIATQTSDLDVKTRTADYKPSIWSYEFLQSLQEEQYEDDRWTSLEGDVKHIIDYDNDAKSVKTTLELIDDIQRLGLGHRFEASITGALDRIMKNLDQITDEDTPSLHLTALSFRLLRQRGFQVSQDIFKIFTDCDRDGSFTDCLRKDVKGMLSLYEASFLGFEGETLLDEALAFTSTHLKNLSSRLLNTHGRNVLEQVSHALEMPLHHRMQRLEARWYIEVYNKRQDANQMLLEFAKLDYNVVQQTYQSELKDLSRWWKDMGLAKKLSFSRDRLMECFFWTVGILSEPQFSNLRKGITKVSVLICTIDDVYDVYGTLDKLELFTSVVERWDVNAMEILQDYQLELSFLALYNTVNEIAYETLKEHGVDVLPYLTKAWADMCKAFLREAEWRHNEYTPTFEEYIANAWISVSGVVILVHTYFLLNQNISGGALECLENHHDLLRWPSLIFRLSNDLATSEAELERGETATSISCLKRGSSVCDVESARKYISNLIENSWKKMNKDGQLFGANSASSPFTKEFEAAATNLARIAQCIYQYGDGISAPDKIVKNRMLAVILQSV, from the exons ATGTCTACCCTAAGCTTGGCCAGCAGCGGTAGCATTGCTACTCAAACTTCTGATCTGGATGTTAAAACACGAACAGCAGATTACAAGCCCAGCATTTGGAGTTACGAGTTTCTTCAATCGTTACAG GAAGAACAATACGAAGATGATAGGTGGACGTCGTTGGAGGGGGATGTGAAACATATTATTGATTATGATAATGATGCCAAGTCAGTTAAGACTACACTTGAATTGATTGATGATATCCAACGATTAGGTTTGGGACATCGATTCGAGGCCAGTATAACAGGAGCCCTTGACAGAATTATGAAGAATCTTGACCAAATAACAGACGAGGATACCCCTAGTCTCCACCTCACTGCTCTCAGCTTCAGGCTCCTTCGACAGCGTGGGTTTCAAGTCTCCCAAG ATATCTTCAAGATTTTCACGGACTGCGACCGCGACGGCAGCTTCACAGATTGCCTTCGCAAAGATGTCAAAGGAATGCTGAGTCTGTACGAAGCTTCATTCCTTGGTTTTGAAGGAGAAACCCTCTTGGATGAGGCCCTTGCATTCACCAGCACGCACCTAAAGAACCTCAGCAGCAGGTTACTTAATACTCACGGCAGAAATGTATTAGAGCAAGTGAGTCATGCATTGGAGATGCCATTGCACCACAGAATGCAAAGATTAGAAGCTAGATGGTATATTGAGGTATATAATAAAAGGCAAGATGCAAATCAGATGCTACTTGAATTTGCCAAGCTAGATTACAATGTGGTGCAACAAACATACCAAAGTGAACTTAAAGACTTATCAAG ATGGTGGAAGGATATGGGGTTAGCAAAGAAGTTGTCCTTCAGCAGAGACAGATTAATGGAGTGCTTCTTTTGGACAGTTGGTATATTGTCTGAACCTCAATTCAGCAATCTCAGAAAAGGGATAACTAAAGTCAGTGTTCTAATATGCACAATTGATGATGTCTATGATGTTTATGGTACTTTGGATAAGTTGGAGCTATTCACATCTGTTGTTGAAAG ATGGGATGTGAATGCTATGGAAATTCTCCAAGACTACCAGCTGGAGCTCTCTTTCCTTGCTCTCTACAACACTGTGAATGAAATCGCTTATGAAACTTTGAAGGAGCACGGAGTGGACGTCCTTCCTTACTTGACAAAAGCG TGGGCTGATATGTGCAAAGCTTTCTTAAGGGAGGCAGAGTGGCGTCACAACGAGTACACACCCACATTTGAAGAATATATTGCCAATGCATGGATATCAGTGTCCGGTGTGGTCATTTTAGTCCATACTTACTTTCTACTGAATCAAAATATCTCAGGTGGAGCACTTGAATGCTTAGAGAATCACCATGATCTCTTGCGTTGGCCGTCTCTTATTTTTCGGCTCTCAAACGATTTGGCTACTTCAGAG GCAGAACTAGAGAGAGGTGAAACTGCAACTTCAATATCCTGCCTCAAACGTGGAAGTAGTGTTTGTGATGTGGAATCAGCTCGCAAATATATTAGTAATTTGATCGAGAATAGTTGGAAGAAGATGAACAAAGATGGACAACTATTTGGTGCTAATAGTGCTTCTTCTCCATTTACCAAGGAATTTGAAGCAGCAGCAACAAACCTTGCTCGGATTGCCCAATGCATATACCAATATGGAGACGGGATCAGTGCCCCGGACAAAATAGTCAAGAACCGGATGCTAGCAGTGATTCTACAATCCGTTTAA
- the LOC101306941 gene encoding vacuolar protein sorting-associated protein 18 homolog, translating to MDSARQVFTVDLLERYAAKGRGVITCMAAGNDVIVLGTSKGWIIRHDFGVGDSFDFDLSTGRPGEHSIHRVFVDPGGSHCIACIVGTGGADTFYMHAKWSKPRVLTKLKGLVVNAVAWNRQQITEVSTKEVILGTDNGQLYEIAVDEKDKKEKYVKFLYELIELPEAFMSLQMETATILNGTRYYVMAVTPTRLYSYTGIGLLDAIFASYLEHPVRFMELPGEIPNSELHFYIKQRRAVHFAWLSGAGIYNGGLNFGAQHSSSTGDENFVENKALLAYSKLSESSEVVMPTSMAVSEFHFLLLIGNKVKVVNRISEQIIEELQFDQTSESASRGIIGLCSDATAGLFYAYDQNSVFQVSVNDEGRDMWKVYLDMKEYAAALANCRDPLQRDQVYLVQAEAAFNSKDYLRAASFYAKINYILSFEEITLKFITVNEQDALRTFLLRKLDCLAKDDKCQITMISTWTTELYLDKINRLLLEDDTALENRNSEYQSIIKEFRAFLSDSKDVLDEATTMRLLESYGRVEELVFFASLKEQYEIVVHHYIQQGEAKKALEVLQKPSVPIDLQYKFAPDLIMLDAYEAVESWMATNNLNPRKLIPAMMRYSSEPHAKNETHEVIKYLEYCVHRLHNEDPGVHNLLLSLYAKQEDDSALLRFLQFKFGKGRESGPEFFYDPKYALRLCLKEKRMRACVHIYSMMSMHEEAVALALQVDPELAMAEADKVEDDEDLRKKLWLMVAKHVIEQEKGAKRENIRKAIAFLKETDGLLKIEDILPFFPDFALIDDFKEAICSSLEDYNNQIEQLKQEMNDATHGADNIRNDISALAQRYAVIDRDEECGVCRRKILTVGREYQLSRGYSTVGQMAPFYVFPCGHAFHAQCLIAHVTRSTNEAQAEYILDLQKQLTLLDGESRKDSNGPLTDETLTSMAPVDKLRSQLDDAVASECPFCGDLMIREISLPFILPEEQYSSTSWDIQSRNLGNQRSLSLSL from the exons ATGGATTCGGCGAGGCAGGTTTTCACGGTGGACCTTCTAGAAAGGTACGCCGCGAAAGGCCGCGGAGTCATCACGTGTATGGCTGCCGGAAATGACGTCATTGTGCTCGGAACTAGTAAAGGTTGGATAATCCGGCATGATTTCGGGGTCGGAGATTCGTTCG ATTTTGATCTCTCTACGGGTCGTCCGGGGGAGCATTCGATTCATAGAGTTTTTGTTGATCCTGGAGGGAGCCACTGTATCGCCTGCATTGTTGGTACCGGTGGTGCTGATACTTTCTATATGCATGCGAAATGGAGCAAGCCGCGTGTTTTGACCAAGTTGAAAGGCCTTGTTGTGAATGCTGTTGCCTGGAACAGACAGCAGATTACAGAAG TTTCGACAAAGGAAGTTATTCTTGGTACAGACAACGGACAACTTTATGAGATTGCTGTGGATGAGAAGGATAAGAAGGAGAAGTATGTGAAGTTTCTTTATGAACTAATTGAACTTCCTGAGGCCTTCATGAGTTTGCAG ATGGAAACTGCCACGATTCTGAACGGAACTAGATACTATGTGATGGCTGTTACTCCTACACGACTCTATTCTTATACAGGAATTGGATTGTTGGAT GCAATTTTTGCTAGTTACTTGGAGCATCCGGTGCGTTTCATGGAGCTTCCCGGTGAAATACCTAACAG TGAATTGCATTTCTATATCAAGCAAAGACGAGCAGTACATTTTGCATGGCTTTCTGGAGCTGGAATCTATAATGGCGGTTTAAATTTTGGTGCTCAACATAG TTCTTCAACTGGAGATGAGAATTTTGTGGAGAACAAGGCTCTTCTGGCATATTCAAAATTGTCTGAGAGTTCTGAAGTTGTGATGCCCACTTCTATGGCCGTTTCAGAATTTCATTTCCTGCTTCTTATCGGGAATAAGGTTAAG GTTGTAAATAGAATAAGTGAGCAAATTATAGAGGAACTTCAGTTTGATCAAACATCCGAATCAGCTTCAAGGGGTATCATTGGATTATGTAGTGATGCCACAGCTGGACTGTTCTATGCTTATGACCAGAACTCTGTATTTCAG GTGTCTGTTAATGATGAAGGCCGAGATATGTGGAAAGTTTATCTGGACATGAAAGAGTATGCTGCTGCTTTGGCAAATTGTCGCGACCCACTTCAAAGGGACCAAGTATATTTAGTACAG GCTGAGGCTGCATTTAACTCAAAAGATTATCTCAGAGCAGCATCTTTCTATGCAAAG ATAAACTACATATTATCATTCGAGGAGATCACTCTGAAGTTTATCACTGTCAATGAACAG GATGCTTTGAGAACCTTTTTGTTGCGGAAACTCGACTGTCTTGCGAAGGATGACAAGTGCCAAATAACCATGATTTCAACGTGGACAACTGAATTGTACTTAGATAAG ATAAATCGCCTACTGTTGGAAGATGACACTGCATTGGAAAATCGGAATTCAGAGTATCAATCTATTATTAAAGAGTTTCGTGCATTTCTGAGTGACTCCAAGGATGTATTGGATGAAGCAACCACAATGAGACTATTAGAAAG TTATGGTCGAGTTGAAGAGTTGGTATTTTTTGCTAGTCTGAAAGAACAATATGAAATTGTAGTGCACCATTATATTCAG CAAGGAGAAGCGAAGAAGGCACTGGAGGTTCTTCAAAAACCTTCTGTTCCTATTGATCTTCAG TATAAGTTTGCTCCTGACCTAATTATGCTTGACGCATATGAAGCTGTGGAGTCATGGATGGCGACAAACAACCTCAACCCTAGGAAACTCATTCCGGCAATGATGCGCTATTCGAGTGAACCGCATGCAAA AAATGAGACGCATGAAGTCATCAAATACTTGGAATACTGTGTTCACCGTTTGCACAATGAGGACCCTGGAGTTCACAACTTGCTTTTATCACTATATGCCAAGCAG GAAGATGATAGTGCACTTTTGCGCTTCCTACAATTTAAATTTGGAAAAGGACGGGAAAGTGGCCCTGAATTCTTCTATGATCCCAAGTATGCTTTACGCCTTTGCCTTAAAGAAAAAAGAATGCGTGCCTGTGTTCATATATACAGTATGATGTCAATGCATGAAGAAGCAGTTGCTCTCGCCCTCCAG GTTGATCCTGAGCTTGCTATGGCTGAAGCTGACAAGGTTGAAGATGATGAGGACTTGAGAAAGAAGCTCTGGCTCATGGTTGCGAAGCATGTAATAGAACAGGAGAAGGGGGCTAAGAGGGAGAACATACGGAAGGCAATAGCATTTCTTAAAGAAACAGATGGCCTTTTAAAGATAGAGGATATATTACCATTCTTTCCAGACTTTGCCCTAATTGATGACTTTAAG GAGGCAATTTGCTCATCATTAGAGGATTACAATAATCAAATTGAACAACTCAAACAAGAGATGAATGATGCGACACATGGTGCTGACAACATCAGAAATGACATTAGTGCCCTTGCTCAAAGATATGCTGTGATTGATCGTGATGAAGAATGTGGG GTGTGTCGGCGTAAAATATTAACTGTCGGTAGGGAGTATCAGTTGAGTAGGGGCTATTCAACAGTAGGGCAAATGGCCCCCTTTTATGTCTTTCCTTGTGGACATGCCTTCCATGCACAATGCCTGATTGCCCATGTTACACGTAGCACTAATGAAGCTCAA GCAGAGTATATTCTGGATCTGCAGAAGCAACTCACTCTATTGGATGGGGAATCTAGGAAGGATTCAAATGGTCCCCTGACTGACGAAACTTTAACAAGCATGGCTCCTGTAGACAAG CTCCGATCACAGTTGGATGATGCTGTGGCGAGCGAGTGCCCATTTTGTGGGGACTTAATGATCCGCGAGATCTCTCTGCCTTTCATTCTTCCCGAGGAACAATATTCAAGTACTTCATGGGATATACAATCGCGTAATCTTGGAAACCAGAGGAGTCTTTCTTTATCTTTGTGA